The window TAGGTCAATGGCTCGGCTTGCTTGTCTTTGTGATTTCTCTCTATATTCTGTGGCGAATTCGGCAAGTTGTTTTGTTGTTGTTTGCGGCTGTAGTCTTAGCAACAGCTTTAAACCGAATTGTGCGACAAATGCAGCAATATCATATTAAGCGTGGAATTGCGATCGCTATTACAGTTGTCATTTTACTATCACTCATTGTTGGATTTTTTGCAGTTATTGTGCCGCGTATTATCGATCAATTGCAACAACTGATTGGAGTCCTACCTCAAGTATCAGCCAGAATTGATACTTGGGTGAATTGGTTACAATCTAGAATCCCAGGAGCAATGTTTGAATTCCGTGTTTTAGAAAATATTCCACAACAGCTTCAAACCTGGGTAGCAAGGTTGTTAGGCAATTTTTTTGTCTTCCTCAACAACTCGCTTACTGCTATTTTGGGCGTATTACTATTCTTAGTTCTAACAATCATGCTATTAGCTAACCCTTCTCAATACCGACGAGTATTTATCCTTGCTTTTCCCGCTTTTTATCGACGCAGAGTTAACGAAATACTATCTGAAACTGAAGAATCTTTAGTTGGTTGGATTAAAGGTACTCTCATCGCAATGGTCGTTATCGGTTTAGTTTCTTTTATTGGGCTGTCAGTTTTGGGAGTACCGCTACCTTTAGTCAATGCTACTTTAGCTGGATTATTAGAATTTATTCCCAATGTAGGACCAACTTTGAGCGTCATTCCACCAGTGCTTCTTGCTCTGCTTGATGCTCCTTGGAAGGCAGGAGCAGTTATATTACTTTATATTGCAATTCAACAATTTGAAAGTTTAGTTTTGGTTCCTTTCATTATGAAGCAAGAAGTAGATCTGATGCCAGTTTTCACCATCTTAGCAGTCGTAGTTTTTGCTAGCTTGTTTGGTTTTTTAGGTTTATTTCTGGCAATTCCGCTATTAATTAT of the Gloeocapsopsis sp. IPPAS B-1203 genome contains:
- a CDS encoding AI-2E family transporter produces the protein MLEKAKYGGKIVRLGQWLGLLVFVISLYILWRIRQVVLLLFAAVVLATALNRIVRQMQQYHIKRGIAIAITVVILLSLIVGFFAVIVPRIIDQLQQLIGVLPQVSARIDTWVNWLQSRIPGAMFEFRVLENIPQQLQTWVARLLGNFFVFLNNSLTAILGVLLFLVLTIMLLANPSQYRRVFILAFPAFYRRRVNEILSETEESLVGWIKGTLIAMVVIGLVSFIGLSVLGVPLPLVNATLAGLLEFIPNVGPTLSVIPPVLLALLDAPWKAGAVILLYIAIQQFESLVLVPFIMKQEVDLMPVFTILAVVVFASLFGFLGLFLAIPLLIIVQIWFKEVLVKDIMNKWQEKK